GGTCTTTAACTCATGGTGGACTTCAAACTGCTGGAAGTACTCGGGCTCCCTGAGCGGTTCGAATACCGGGCCGAACAGCCGGTCTGACAGGTCGACTTCGCCGGCTGCTCCGTCCTCGAACAGCAGCCAGATCACGAACTGGTCTACGTAGCGT
This sequence is a window from Dehalococcoidia bacterium. Protein-coding genes within it:
- a CDS encoding DUF2442 domain-containing protein — its product is MFNVVEARYVDQFVIWLLFEDGAAGEVDLSDRLFGPVFEPLREPEYFQQFEVHHELKTLVWPNGADFAPEFLYERVKVTA